The DNA window GGCCAAAATCGTACCTTCCTCGGAAATGTCATCTACATTGAAGACGAGCATTTCAAACGGGATGAGGTTCCTAGATAGACTGTTAGCGGGAGTGATCGAGATGGTCGACATAAGACATACCATAGGCAAACCGAAGGCTCGGCTCTAACGGTACGGAAATCCTCGCTGTCGACGCAAATGAGAACCGTACCATCTTCCTTCGTCTGCGCATCCATGATGACGAAGGTGTACGCCGCATTGAAGCTtcgctcctcgtcgtcggcacGGACGAACTATCTCCTCCGCCAATTTACCAAGGAATGTCTTTGGGATCTCTCCGACCAGGCCCTCGTCATGAATGGAAGGCCGTTCTTCCGACCGCATAACCGCGAATCCCGCTAGATCCACCGATTGCGGTATCGCGTGGTACGCTTGGCCTTGCAAGAAGCTATTCACGGCCTGATTACTGAGTATGCGCACCTCGTTTCTTGGTGGATTTGCGAAACTTACCGAGATGGGGACATCTGCTGTGATGAACGTTGAGAACAGGAAGCGCCGCGGGGGACGATCTTTATCAACTCCGAGGTCTTTCAGGCgctggatcttcttttcctcttccgtgGTGATCTCTTCTTCAGTACGTGCCGCGACCTCGTCCAGTCGTCTTTCCCGACGAGCCTCCTGCGCGCGGAGCCCCTCTTCGGTTCTACTGGCGTCAGCGATGCACCGACTGGGTTCTCGGCATTTCCTTACTGTCTCGACGGGTTTTTCCCGAGGCTGATAATCTCTCCGCCATAGTTCAGGCAGAGGCAGATGACACCCATGGTCAAATACGCATGAGCTACGAGACATTAGCAGCTGTTGAATTTGGCAGCCTGAAATACTTACCATAGCCTTCTGATATTCTTGCATTGAAGTAGCTTCGCGTCCCGTCGGTCGCGTACAGCCAGGGCGCGGGCATCATCGACATGTACTGTCTTTCTAGAACAGGCTCTTCGAATGTCCGTTTGAAGGAAATGTTACGAAGTCGCGCCTCGCGACTCCATCCGATCCGGCAGTCATCCATGTTTCCAAAGGCAATTCGCCAAGATCAATGGGGAAAATCTGTGGAAGTGCGGAATAGTCATGTCTGTATTCATAGGGGCAGAGAAGCGGAAAACTTCTGCaatgtggaaattgcccTGGGACGCCTAAGTTCCATAatgggaggagatctttgCTCGGGATGGGGCAGATGGACCAACTACATAGTAAAATACTAGTAGTGCTTTTACACGTGAGGTCTTCCAAATCAATTAACAATATTTTCATCTTCCAAGAAGATTCACTTCCCCTCCGTTACTATCTCTTCTTCACGCCAGCCCCTCGAGGCTGGCCTGAATTTACCCGTTTCCCCCGCCTAAATCCTGCTAGTCCATGCGACCCCCGCATCCTTTGCCTTGAACTTGATATTATGATCCGGAATTTTGTGAGCGGGGCATCGCTCTAATCAATTCCACCTCGCATAATATCCGGATTTATAATGTACACGTAGAATGCTTAGGCACTTGAAAGACAAGTCCATTTGAGCACGCTCTTGAAGCCTTTATACTAAACACCCACACTTACTTACACACCTTCTCACCATGCTCTGTTATTCCTCTATATTTGGGATCTTTACGTGTCTATTGAGTTTCTCGCTGGCCAACCCACAGAATTCCTGGCCTTTACACGAGTTCAGAAGCCTTGTGACCTTTGGAGATAGTTATACCGATGAATCTCGACTTAATTACTTTTCGAGCCATGACGGCTCAGCCCCGCCAGTTGGATGGGTAGACCCTGTGGTTCGTGCAAGAAACTAAAATTGAGAATGTGGGAATTACTGATCGCTCTGAACTAGAACAATGATACCGCCTCTGGTGGATATATATGGGCGCGCTTTGTGGCCGACTCTGCCGGTGTCAATCTATACAATTACGCAGTCAGTGGCGCGGTATGCTCCAATGAGATTACACCTCGAACCTTTTCCACCATCAATGCGCCCTTTCCCTCGGTTTTGGAATACGAGATTCCTGCGTATGTAGCCGATAGCAAGTACATCACACCCTCTGGTCGCCGATTTTTGAATATCCCACCTCTTGAGACGGTGTACTCGATATGGATCGGCACAAATGATCTGGGGGTTGACGCATTCCTCACCGACTCGCAGGTGGCGAACAAGACTATCCCAGACTACATTGATTGCATTTATTCGTCCTTGGATGGAGTGTATGACAATGGTGGTCGGTTTTTCGTTCTTATGAACGTCGCACCACTGCAGCTGGCCCCATTATATGCGACTCCAGAACACCATGGCGTCGGACCAAACCACTACTGGCCCGATAAACCCAGCAATTTGACAGAGGTCAGTTATCGGATGTGGGAACAGGTTGCTACCGTCAACCATGCATTCAAATATCAAACACCCTTTGAACTGCTCATCGCAAAACGGTACCCGGGTGCTAGGTTTGCTGTAATGGATATGAATGGCTTGGTAGGCACTAATTGAGAAGTCTCTGCCAACTTTGAGCTACGCTAATATTTCACCAGTTAACTGATATCTACAACAACCCGGCATCCTACTCGAATGGGAGTGCCCCTCTAAATGTCACTGGATATGATGATCACTGTGACCTCAGTGGAGCTGATTGCACAAGACTGCCCTATTCCAATTCCTTCATGTGGTTTGATGAGCTTCATCCGTCTCAGTGGACCGATCAAATCATAGCTGAGAGTTTCATAGATGTTGTGAAAGGAAGAAGTGACTGGGCAACATACTGGTAAAGCCAATTCAACATGGCACATCGGCGGAATTCCCCTCCCATTTGAAGCTCGTTAAGCAGATGGGCGGGTTCCATTTTATGGTTCTGTTTGATATTTGGTACCTTAACGAGATATCAAGTACAAACATATAGACCTTCAAACAATTTTTTCCGCTACTTCAGTTTCAGATAGAATTTATAAAACTCATGATCGACCCATCTCCAAGCCGGTGTTGCAGTGCGCAAGCATCGAACAAATCAATGGCTTTGCAATGGGGGATTTTCTCCTCCGCGGAACGACCCATGACAGTTCCTTCTGTTCCGCGcggggagaagaaaggtaTTAAATAGAGTAGAAGTGCGGTGCTAGTTCATTCTCCAGATTATTATTGAGTGTCACTTTTAATCACAACCTGCTCCTAACATGGCTTCGTCGTTAACCGTCACTGGGGTGGAAGGTCGTCAAATCACGGGTAACCGATCCTTAAAATACAAGAGGTATTGACTGATTTCTAACATTGGAAAGTTCCCACGGGTCTGTTTATTCACAATGAGTTTATTATATCGTCGGAAAAGCAGAAGCTCTCTGTGGAAAACCCGACCACTGGCGAAATACTCGGCGTTATCTCTGCAGCGGGCACGGAGGATATCAACAAAGCGGTCGAGTCTGCTAAGCTCGGCTTTAAGACATGGCGGGGTCTTCCTGGTTCTTCAAAGGCTCGACTTCTATTCAAGCTTGCGGATTTGATTGAACGGAACGCTCAGGAATTTGCATCACTGGAGGCAGTTGATGCCGGTCTATTGTATGCAGAGTCAATGGGTCTCAACATTCCTCAGGCTGTCGGCTGTCTGAGATATTATGTAGGGTGGGCTGACAAGGTAGATGGAAAGACTCTTGCCATGGATGGGGGTATTGTCTACACTCATCGCGAGCCCTTGGGCGTGTGCGGTGCAATCGTCTCTTGGAACTCCCCTCTGTAGGCATCCTTTCAAAGCATCACAATGCAAACAGCTCACATATATTGGCAGCATGATAACTATTTGGAAGCTGGCTCCTGCCCTAGCAACCGGGAATGTTCTAATTGTCAAAACATCAGAGATGTCACCCCTTTACGGTCAGCGACTTGCAGAGCTGGTAAAGGAGGCCGGTTTCCCAGCTGGTGTCGTGAATACGCTGGAGGGGTGGACGACCATCAAAGCTGTGGAATACCATATCCTTCCACGTCTTTAATTGTCTGCAGCTAGGGAGATCGATGCAGCCGTTGGTTCCCAAAAGTGCAGTAC is part of the Penicillium psychrofluorescens genome assembly, chromosome: 4 genome and encodes:
- a CDS encoding uncharacterized protein (ID:PFLUO_007082-T1.cds;~source:funannotate), giving the protein MDDCRIGWSREARLRNISFKRTFEEPVLERQYMSMMPAPWLYATDGTRSYFNARISEGYAHAYLTMGVICLCLNYGGEIISLGKNPSRQTEEGLRAQEARRERRLDEVAARTEEEITTEEEKKIQRLKDLGVDKDRPPRRFLFSTFITADVPISAVNSFLQGQAYHAIPQSVDLAGFAVMRSEERPSIHDEGLFVRADDEERSFNAAYTFVIMDAQTKEDGTVLICVDSEDFRTVRAEPSVCLWNLIPFEMLVFNVDDISEEGTILAEPSAEEDRGFRLPSPGQNQPSDES